Proteins from one uncultured Anaeromusa sp. genomic window:
- a CDS encoding indolepyruvate oxidoreductase subunit beta: MSEVKNILLVGVGGQGTILASKILSNGLVSAGYDVKMSEVHGMAQRGGSVSTQVRYGKKVYSPIIGKGQADILVSFETMEALRWLEYLAPTGKVVVNDYQIPSAPILMGKREYPAGVLELLKEKADTTVICAAQIAERLGNAKAMNVVLFGALVKAMKIDYIDWEEVIKTSVKASAVPVNLLAFQEGLKVK; the protein is encoded by the coding sequence ATGTCTGAGGTAAAAAACATACTGCTAGTGGGCGTAGGCGGGCAGGGAACCATTTTAGCAAGCAAGATTTTGTCCAATGGCCTGGTGAGCGCCGGTTATGATGTCAAGATGTCCGAAGTACATGGCATGGCCCAGCGCGGCGGCAGCGTCAGCACCCAGGTGCGCTATGGAAAAAAAGTATACTCGCCGATTATCGGCAAGGGGCAGGCGGACATACTTGTTTCCTTTGAAACCATGGAAGCGCTCCGCTGGCTCGAATATTTGGCGCCAACAGGCAAAGTCGTCGTTAATGACTACCAGATTCCCTCCGCGCCGATCCTCATGGGCAAACGAGAGTATCCCGCCGGAGTGCTGGAGCTGCTAAAGGAGAAAGCTGATACAACCGTTATCTGTGCCGCCCAAATCGCCGAGCGCTTGGGGAACGCCAAGGCGATGAACGTAGTTTTGTTCGGCGCTCTGGTAAAGGCCATGAAAATTGACTATATCGATTGGGAAGAAGTGATTAAGACCAGTGTTAAAGCAAGCGCGGTTCCAGTCAATCTCCTTGCCTTCCAGGAAGGCTTAAAGGTAAAGTAA
- the iorA gene encoding indolepyruvate ferredoxin oxidoreductase subunit alpha encodes MMKRLLTGNEAVAQGAYEAGVTYAAAYPGTPSTEILENIATYNEDIIAEWAPNEKVAMENAIGASIAGARALAAMKMVGVNVAADPLFSFAYAGVNGGMVLITADDPSLHSSQNEQDNRQYAKFAKIAMLEPSDSQESKDMLKTAMEISEKFDTPILFRMTTRVCHSKGLVEIGERKEASKKPYAKNLAKYDLIPAVAKKLRAELEGRLHKLAVFADETNLNYFEWNDSKIGIISSGVAYQYAKEVFGDKASYLKLGFTYPLPAKKIKEFAAKMETLYVIEELEPYLEEQIRQMGISCSGKEKIPNMYELNPDIVAKALLNEEKPLIQYDTSLVVNRPPVLCAGCPHRGFFYELSKKKNVVMAGDIGCYALGGAEPLNAKDMCICMGAAPSIGHGAQKVFDKFHENMRVISTIGDSTFFHTGINSIMNIAYNRSKTITVILDNRITGMTGHQDHPGTGFTLQGTPTKALAIEGVVKALGIDYVRTVNPLNLRQVRDALDWALALDEPSVIITRWPCVLKKQSPQDKEEFGAYMATCKVDTDECIGCQMCVNTGCPALRFDQETEKAAIDPVQCVGCEVCVQLCPAKAAVKVGE; translated from the coding sequence ATGATGAAACGATTACTGACCGGTAATGAAGCGGTAGCGCAAGGGGCATACGAAGCTGGCGTGACTTATGCTGCAGCGTACCCCGGAACGCCGAGCACCGAGATATTAGAAAACATCGCCACCTACAATGAGGATATCATCGCGGAATGGGCGCCAAATGAAAAGGTGGCTATGGAAAACGCGATAGGAGCCTCGATCGCCGGCGCCCGAGCACTAGCGGCCATGAAAATGGTCGGCGTCAACGTGGCTGCCGACCCCTTGTTCAGTTTTGCCTATGCCGGCGTAAACGGGGGAATGGTGCTGATCACAGCCGACGACCCAAGCCTTCACTCCTCGCAAAATGAGCAGGATAATCGACAATACGCTAAATTTGCCAAAATAGCCATGCTCGAACCAAGTGACAGTCAGGAATCCAAAGACATGCTGAAGACAGCCATGGAAATCAGCGAGAAATTTGATACGCCGATTTTATTCAGAATGACCACCAGAGTCTGCCACAGCAAGGGCTTAGTTGAAATCGGCGAACGGAAGGAAGCCAGCAAAAAGCCGTATGCAAAAAACCTTGCCAAATACGACCTTATTCCGGCTGTTGCCAAAAAGCTGCGCGCCGAATTAGAAGGACGTCTGCACAAGCTGGCCGTCTTTGCGGATGAAACGAATTTAAACTACTTCGAATGGAATGATTCTAAGATTGGCATTATTTCCTCCGGGGTCGCCTACCAATATGCCAAGGAAGTTTTCGGCGATAAAGCGTCGTATCTCAAACTAGGCTTTACGTACCCGCTGCCGGCCAAGAAAATCAAAGAATTCGCAGCAAAGATGGAAACTCTCTATGTCATTGAAGAATTGGAACCCTATTTGGAAGAACAGATACGGCAAATGGGCATATCCTGCAGTGGTAAAGAAAAAATCCCCAACATGTACGAACTTAACCCTGATATTGTTGCGAAAGCATTGCTGAATGAAGAAAAACCGTTGATCCAGTATGATACGTCATTAGTAGTAAATAGACCGCCTGTACTTTGCGCCGGCTGTCCGCACCGGGGATTTTTCTATGAACTCAGTAAAAAGAAAAACGTTGTGATGGCCGGAGATATTGGTTGCTACGCCCTGGGCGGGGCCGAACCCCTTAATGCCAAAGATATGTGCATTTGTATGGGCGCCGCGCCAAGCATAGGACATGGGGCGCAGAAAGTCTTCGATAAGTTCCATGAAAACATGCGTGTTATTTCGACCATCGGCGACTCCACTTTCTTCCATACGGGCATCAACAGCATAATGAACATAGCCTATAACCGCAGTAAAACCATTACCGTTATTCTCGATAACCGGATAACCGGCATGACCGGTCACCAAGATCATCCTGGTACAGGTTTTACGCTGCAGGGGACGCCGACGAAGGCGCTGGCCATCGAAGGAGTAGTTAAGGCGTTAGGCATTGACTATGTCCGAACCGTCAATCCCCTAAACCTTCGGCAAGTACGAGATGCTCTTGATTGGGCTCTTGCCTTGGATGAGCCGTCGGTTATTATTACCCGCTGGCCCTGCGTATTGAAAAAGCAGTCGCCCCAAGACAAGGAAGAATTCGGTGCTTATATGGCAACTTGCAAAGTTGACACAGACGAGTGCATCGGCTGCCAAATGTGCGTTAACACAGGCTGCCCGGCCCTTAGATTCGATCAAGAAACGGAAAAAGCAGCCATCGATCCGGTTCAATGCGTCGGCTGTGAAGTATGCGTGCAACTATGTCCGGCTAAAGCCGCAGTAAAGGTGGGTGAATAA
- a CDS encoding ACT domain-containing protein: MNIIQQISTFVENRPGAFREILQVIQSNGINIKALSIADTADFGILRFIVAKPDDLRKILREAGFIVKKTPVLALTIGDKPGTLLTYVDKLSDAGINIEYVYAFTTAIENVAKVVVKADDVEQAMNLLSNDPEIKEYLQANDAVDFYW, encoded by the coding sequence ATGAATATCATTCAGCAAATCTCAACGTTTGTGGAGAACCGTCCTGGGGCCTTTCGGGAAATACTGCAGGTTATCCAGTCCAATGGCATTAATATTAAAGCTCTGTCCATAGCCGACACGGCAGACTTTGGCATCTTGCGGTTTATCGTTGCCAAGCCGGACGATTTGAGGAAAATCTTGCGCGAAGCAGGCTTTATTGTTAAGAAAACGCCGGTCCTGGCTCTCACTATCGGCGATAAGCCAGGCACATTGCTAACCTATGTGGATAAACTAAGTGATGCGGGTATTAACATTGAGTATGTTTATGCCTTCACCACGGCCATTGAAAATGTGGCCAAAGTAGTAGTAAAAGCGGATGATGTCGAGCAGGCAATGAACTTATTGAGCAATGATCCGGAGATTAAGGAATACCTGCAAGCCAACGATGCTGTTGATTTTTATTGGTAA
- a CDS encoding phenylacetate--CoA ligase, producing the protein MYWNNHIEKLNRKEMTEIQSTSLRDLVQRVYTCVPSYRQKFQAAGLLPADIQGIEDIHKLPFTTKQDLRDNYPYGLFALPMSEIVRIHASSGTTGKATVVGYTKRDLNMWAEVMARALTAVGVTKKSFIQNAYGYGLFTGALGVHYGAELVGGSIIPTSVGNTARQITLMKDFGTNVLACTPSYALHIAETMREAGFDCQDMPLRVGIFGAEPWSEQMRQEIQRQLNIKAYDIYGLSEIIGPGVACECVEQDGMHINEDHFYPEIIDPVTGEVLPEGEIGELVITTLTKEGLPLLRYRTRDLTVLNRTPCACGRTLVRMQKVMGRSDDMLIIGGVNVFPSQVESVLLDLGMAPHYQLIVERIDNLDKLTIMVEITEEVFTDEVRGLETLEHTLKKKISELLGISSKVKLVSSKTIERSEGKAKRVIDKRKI; encoded by the coding sequence TTGTATTGGAATAATCATATTGAAAAGCTTAACCGAAAAGAAATGACGGAAATCCAATCTACTTCGCTGCGTGATTTAGTACAAAGGGTTTACACCTGTGTGCCTTCATATCGCCAGAAGTTTCAGGCCGCCGGTTTGTTACCCGCAGATATTCAAGGAATCGAAGATATTCACAAATTGCCTTTTACAACCAAGCAGGATTTGCGTGACAACTATCCTTATGGTTTGTTTGCCTTGCCGATGAGTGAGATAGTCCGCATCCATGCCTCAAGCGGCACTACTGGCAAAGCGACCGTTGTTGGTTATACAAAGCGCGACCTCAACATGTGGGCTGAAGTTATGGCGCGAGCGTTAACCGCCGTAGGTGTTACAAAAAAATCGTTTATTCAAAACGCCTATGGTTATGGGCTGTTTACCGGCGCGTTAGGCGTGCATTACGGCGCGGAGCTGGTAGGAGGGTCGATTATTCCCACTTCGGTCGGCAACACGGCTCGACAGATTACCCTAATGAAAGATTTTGGCACGAATGTTCTTGCCTGTACGCCTTCCTACGCCCTGCATATTGCCGAAACGATGCGCGAAGCAGGTTTTGACTGCCAGGATATGCCTCTGCGGGTGGGAATTTTCGGTGCCGAACCCTGGTCAGAGCAAATGCGGCAGGAAATTCAACGCCAGCTGAATATCAAAGCCTATGACATCTATGGCTTGAGTGAAATCATCGGACCTGGCGTCGCCTGTGAGTGTGTGGAACAAGATGGCATGCACATCAATGAAGACCATTTCTATCCAGAAATCATTGACCCTGTAACTGGAGAGGTTTTACCGGAGGGCGAAATAGGCGAGCTCGTTATTACTACCTTGACCAAAGAAGGCCTGCCTCTGCTGCGCTATCGCACTAGGGACTTGACGGTGCTCAACAGAACCCCTTGCGCTTGCGGCAGAACGCTGGTACGGATGCAAAAAGTTATGGGCCGCAGTGACGATATGTTAATCATCGGCGGCGTTAATGTATTTCCGTCGCAGGTTGAAAGCGTGCTTCTTGATCTGGGCATGGCGCCTCATTATCAGCTGATTGTGGAACGCATTGATAATCTTGATAAATTGACAATCATGGTGGAAATTACGGAAGAAGTATTTACGGATGAAGTTCGCGGACTTGAAACGCTGGAACATACGCTGAAGAAAAAGATAAGCGAACTATTAGGTATCTCCAGTAAAGTAAAACTGGTATCGAGTAAGACTATCGAGCGCAGTGAAGGTAAGGCTAAAAGAGTCATTGATAAGCGAAAAATATAA
- the htpG gene encoding molecular chaperone HtpG — protein sequence MTVEKREFQAETKQLLELMIHSIYTNRDIFLRELISNASDAIDKLRFEALTNPELLGENNDLEIMLLPDETSGTLTIADNGMGMTHDEVIENIGTIAKSGTKAFLAAMQEKENAGGDTNLIGQFGVGFYSAFMVADKVTLLTRAPGQEKGVRWESTGDGTYTLEECEKESRGTTIILSLKEEHRKAETESEQFLNKHTLERLVKKYSDYIRFPIRMSMPVMAPPAAEGEEPQEPKEEVRVLNSMSPLWMRNKNEIKPEEYNQLYKHLFLDWQDPMEVIHSKVEGAVEYTSVLFIPSHAPFDFYQREVTTGIRLYSKNVFIMDDCQDLLPEYLRFAKGLVDSPDVSLNISREVLQQSLPLKKIGKNLEKSLLKTLEQMCKKDRPKYENFWKEYGKALKSGVYSDFANRERLQDLLLFSTSRSEDELTTLADYVERMPEKQSVIYYAAGKDRIAVERLPQMEMLQEKGLEVLYLFDRVDEFAVDALGSYKEKQFRSISRGELQLDEMEDETEKKKEQEELTKENSTLLEAIKKHLEGKVTEVKLSHRLTSSPVCLVSDAQGISLSMEQILADMDQKNSFKASRILELNPNHAVFKALQAQFTDGNTTPLFGDYCELLYGQALLLEGLAPEDPGRFAQLVASLMAAPSTKA from the coding sequence ATGACAGTGGAAAAACGTGAATTTCAAGCGGAAACCAAACAACTGCTGGAGTTGATGATTCACTCCATTTATACGAACAGGGATATTTTTTTACGGGAGCTTATTTCCAATGCTTCCGACGCTATCGACAAGCTGCGCTTTGAGGCGCTGACCAACCCTGAACTATTGGGCGAAAACAACGACCTTGAAATTATGTTGTTGCCGGATGAAACTTCCGGTACGTTGACTATTGCCGATAACGGCATGGGCATGACTCATGACGAAGTCATCGAAAATATTGGCACCATCGCCAAATCCGGCACCAAAGCGTTTTTGGCGGCCATGCAAGAAAAAGAAAACGCTGGCGGCGATACCAATCTGATTGGTCAGTTCGGCGTCGGCTTCTATTCGGCGTTCATGGTAGCGGACAAAGTGACTCTTCTCACCCGCGCTCCAGGTCAGGAAAAAGGTGTGCGCTGGGAATCAACAGGCGACGGAACCTATACGCTAGAAGAATGTGAAAAAGAGAGCCGCGGCACGACGATCATTCTTTCTTTGAAAGAAGAGCATCGTAAAGCAGAAACGGAAAGCGAGCAGTTTTTAAACAAGCATACCTTAGAGCGACTGGTGAAAAAGTACTCCGATTATATCCGCTTCCCCATTCGCATGAGCATGCCTGTCATGGCGCCTCCAGCCGCCGAAGGCGAAGAGCCGCAGGAACCAAAAGAAGAAGTGCGTGTTCTAAACTCCATGTCTCCCCTTTGGATGCGCAATAAAAATGAAATTAAGCCGGAAGAATATAATCAGCTCTACAAGCATCTCTTCTTGGACTGGCAGGACCCCATGGAGGTCATCCACTCCAAGGTGGAAGGCGCTGTAGAATATACCAGCGTACTCTTTATTCCCTCCCACGCTCCCTTTGATTTTTATCAGCGTGAAGTGACGACAGGCATTCGCCTTTATTCGAAAAACGTGTTCATCATGGACGACTGCCAGGATCTTCTGCCGGAGTACTTACGCTTTGCGAAGGGCCTTGTGGACTCTCCTGACGTCTCCTTGAACATTTCCCGCGAAGTGCTGCAACAAAGTCTGCCTTTGAAGAAAATCGGCAAGAATCTGGAAAAGAGCCTCTTAAAAACATTGGAGCAAATGTGCAAAAAAGACCGGCCAAAATACGAAAATTTCTGGAAAGAATACGGTAAAGCCCTTAAAAGCGGCGTGTACTCTGATTTTGCCAATCGCGAGCGCTTGCAGGATTTGCTACTCTTCTCCACGTCTCGCAGCGAAGACGAGCTGACTACTTTAGCAGACTATGTAGAACGTATGCCGGAAAAACAAAGCGTTATCTACTATGCCGCAGGCAAGGATCGCATTGCAGTAGAACGTCTGCCCCAGATGGAAATGCTGCAGGAAAAAGGTCTGGAAGTACTGTATCTCTTTGACCGGGTTGATGAATTTGCCGTAGACGCTCTAGGCAGTTACAAGGAAAAACAGTTCCGTTCCATTAGCCGCGGCGAGCTGCAACTGGATGAGATGGAAGACGAAACAGAAAAGAAAAAAGAGCAGGAAGAATTAACTAAGGAAAATTCAACCTTGCTCGAAGCTATTAAAAAGCACCTGGAAGGAAAAGTGACGGAAGTCAAACTGAGCCATCGCTTAACCTCCAGCCCAGTTTGTCTGGTCAGCGACGCTCAAGGCATCAGCCTTTCGATGGAGCAAATTCTGGCGGACATGGACCAGAAAAACTCCTTTAAAGCCAGCCGCATTCTGGAACTCAATCCCAACCATGCGGTGTTCAAGGCCTTGCAAGCGCAGTTTACCGACGGCAACACCACGCCTCTTTTTGGCGATTACTGCGAATTGCTTTACGGTCAAGCCCTGCTCTTAGAAGGCCTGGCGCCGGAAGATCCGGGCCGCTTTGCGCAACTGGTAGCATCCTTAATGGCCGCGCCGTCTACTAAAGCGTAA
- the ltrA gene encoding group II intron reverse transcriptase/maturase produces the protein MRREQKTTKVGCRCEGMLETESNSGVQSIATLETAEKDGAEDLLEQILHRDNLNEAYKRVVKNGGAPGIDGMTVGEMLPYLKEHKEELLRSLRGGWYKPKPVRRVQIPKPDGGTRNLGVPTVIDRMIQQAIAQVLTPIFEEKFSDSSYGFRPGRSAHQAIKKTEEYYKQGYVKVVDIDLTQYFDTVNHDILIEQVKKVIQDRAVINLIRKFLKSGVMFNGLVSATTEGTPQGGNLSPLLSNLYLTAFDRMLEERGHKFVRYADDCNIYVKSQRAAKRVMAGCKDYLEKKLKLKVNEAKSKAGSPLRLKFLGFSMYKVTKSIGIRPHAKAMNRFKGRLRQLTSRKQANSVSDILSKLKRYTTGWLGYYSIAAMSFKMKELNEWLRRRIRQIFWKQWKKPSARYENLKRLGIDKSKAREWANSRRGYWRVARSWILSRSLTNEYLVSSGYDDIAERYEVLHSSY, from the coding sequence ATGCGAAGAGAGCAGAAAACGACTAAGGTCGGCTGCCGCTGCGAGGGTATGTTGGAAACAGAGAGTAACAGCGGAGTGCAGAGTATTGCCACACTGGAAACCGCAGAGAAAGACGGTGCAGAAGACCTGCTTGAACAGATACTGCATAGAGATAACCTAAACGAAGCCTACAAGCGGGTAGTGAAAAACGGCGGAGCTCCTGGCATTGACGGCATGACGGTGGGCGAAATGCTGCCGTATCTGAAGGAACACAAAGAAGAACTTTTAAGGAGCCTGCGCGGAGGCTGGTACAAGCCCAAACCGGTCAGAAGGGTGCAAATCCCGAAGCCGGATGGAGGAACAAGAAATCTCGGCGTACCCACCGTAATCGACCGAATGATTCAACAGGCGATAGCGCAGGTATTGACACCAATATTTGAAGAGAAATTTAGCGACAGCAGCTACGGATTCAGACCAGGACGTAGTGCGCATCAGGCGATTAAGAAGACGGAAGAATACTACAAGCAAGGCTATGTGAAAGTAGTTGACATAGACCTCACGCAGTATTTTGACACGGTCAACCATGACATCCTAATCGAACAAGTAAAGAAAGTCATACAAGACCGAGCCGTTATCAATTTGATACGCAAATTTCTCAAGAGTGGAGTCATGTTCAATGGGCTGGTTAGTGCGACGACGGAAGGAACGCCGCAAGGCGGGAACCTGTCGCCACTGCTGTCGAACCTCTATCTAACGGCGTTTGACCGAATGCTGGAAGAGCGCGGGCACAAATTTGTCCGTTATGCAGACGACTGCAACATATACGTCAAAAGCCAGCGAGCAGCCAAACGCGTGATGGCCGGTTGCAAAGATTATCTCGAAAAGAAACTGAAACTCAAGGTGAACGAAGCCAAAAGCAAAGCTGGAAGCCCGCTAAGACTAAAGTTTCTAGGTTTCTCTATGTACAAAGTAACCAAAAGCATAGGGATACGCCCTCATGCCAAAGCGATGAACAGGTTTAAAGGACGATTGAGGCAATTGACAAGCCGAAAGCAAGCTAATTCAGTTTCTGACATTCTAAGTAAGTTGAAACGGTATACGACAGGCTGGCTTGGGTACTATTCGATAGCAGCCATGAGTTTCAAGATGAAAGAACTGAACGAATGGCTGCGAAGAAGAATCCGGCAAATCTTCTGGAAGCAATGGAAGAAGCCGTCTGCCAGATATGAAAACCTAAAACGTCTTGGCATCGACAAGTCGAAAGCAAGGGAGTGGGCAAATTCCCGACGAGGCTATTGGCGAGTTGCCAGGAGCTGGATTTTAAGCAGGTCATTAACAAACGAATACCTCGTATCGAGTGGTTATGATGACATAGCCGAACGATACGAGGTACTGCACTCAAGTTATTGA
- a CDS encoding RibD family protein, translating into MEKPYIICHMVTSLDGKVTGDFLGDRQYGSLIESYYRIHRQYEANGFLCGRVTMEESFPQPAHVQATTYDNEMPVSKEDHVAKQAPFYAVSIDPKGKLFWSKGEITDIDEGYNGAHLIEILTHNVSGCFLEHLQEKGVSYLFGGKSELDLALIASKLKNKFGIEKLLLEGGGIVNGAFLQANLIDEISLVVAPVVGSPEATSLFATGHYSLPNTFPASFHLKKAEQLDNSGLWLVYQK; encoded by the coding sequence ATGGAGAAACCATATATTATCTGTCACATGGTGACGTCTCTAGACGGCAAAGTTACCGGTGATTTTTTAGGAGACCGCCAGTATGGCAGCCTCATTGAATCTTATTACAGAATTCATCGACAATATGAGGCGAACGGCTTTCTCTGTGGCAGAGTAACCATGGAAGAAAGCTTTCCGCAACCAGCTCACGTACAAGCGACGACATATGATAATGAAATGCCTGTTTCTAAAGAAGACCACGTAGCTAAGCAGGCCCCGTTTTATGCAGTTTCCATTGATCCCAAAGGAAAGCTTTTCTGGAGCAAAGGAGAAATTACAGATATTGATGAAGGTTATAACGGCGCCCACCTAATTGAAATTTTAACCCATAATGTTTCCGGATGCTTCTTAGAACATCTACAAGAAAAAGGAGTATCGTATCTTTTCGGCGGCAAGAGCGAACTGGATCTCGCGTTGATTGCTTCAAAGCTCAAAAATAAGTTTGGTATTGAAAAGCTATTACTGGAAGGCGGCGGCATAGTCAACGGCGCTTTCTTACAGGCAAACTTAATTGATGAAATCAGTCTTGTTGTCGCGCCTGTAGTCGGCTCTCCAGAGGCAACTTCCTTATTTGCGACTGGCCATTATTCTCTGCCAAACACTTTTCCCGCATCATTTCATCTGAAAAAGGCAGAACAACTAGACAATAGCGGTTTGTGGCTAGTTTATCAGAAATAA
- a CDS encoding cupin domain-containing protein, translating to MSNTRSELFKTGAPLPETFSQYFIGQAYLQQLTDKGGPIFNVTFEPGCRNNWHIHHKGGQILLCTEGRGWYQAWGEEPRELHPGDVVTIPPEVKHWHGASKDSWFAHLAVEIPVAGAANEWLESVDDAIYGKLK from the coding sequence ATGAGTAATACAAGAAGCGAACTTTTTAAAACAGGAGCTCCGTTACCGGAAACATTTTCCCAATATTTTATTGGCCAGGCGTATTTACAGCAACTGACTGATAAGGGTGGGCCTATTTTCAATGTTACCTTTGAACCGGGTTGCCGCAACAACTGGCATATTCACCATAAAGGCGGTCAGATTTTGCTTTGTACCGAAGGGCGAGGCTGGTATCAAGCCTGGGGAGAAGAACCACGAGAACTTCATCCTGGCGACGTAGTAACGATTCCACCGGAAGTAAAGCATTGGCATGGCGCGTCGAAAGACAGCTGGTTTGCACATCTGGCCGTAGAAATTCCGGTTGCTGGCGCTGCCAACGAATGGTTGGAATCGGTGGACGATGCAATCTATGGCAAGCTGAAATAA
- a CDS encoding flavodoxin, giving the protein MKNLIAFYSRKGNNYVRGNIVNLPIGNTEVVAKKIQAATGGTLFQIETVKAYPEDYTETTTIAQREKKENSRPELIFLGDAIDSYDVIYLGYPNWWGTMPMAVFTWLEAHDFSGKRIVPFCTHEGSGLGNSEQDIKKLCPKANVESGLAVNGGSVATADEAIAAWLKKVR; this is encoded by the coding sequence ATGAAGAACTTAATCGCGTTTTATTCACGTAAAGGGAATAACTATGTACGCGGAAATATTGTGAATCTGCCTATTGGCAACACCGAAGTCGTTGCCAAAAAAATTCAAGCTGCAACCGGCGGCACTCTGTTTCAAATTGAGACGGTAAAAGCATATCCGGAAGATTATACGGAAACGACAACAATCGCCCAAAGAGAAAAGAAAGAAAACTCCAGACCAGAACTTATATTTCTAGGCGATGCCATTGACTCTTATGATGTAATATATCTTGGCTATCCCAATTGGTGGGGAACTATGCCCATGGCCGTCTTTACTTGGCTGGAAGCGCATGATTTTTCCGGCAAAAGAATCGTGCCGTTCTGCACGCACGAGGGTAGCGGCTTGGGAAACAGCGAGCAAGATATAAAGAAACTTTGCCCTAAGGCAAACGTAGAATCAGGGTTAGCGGTTAACGGCGGCAGTGTTGCAACAGCGGACGAAGCGATTGCGGCCTGGCTAAAAAAAGTACGATAG